One window from the genome of Labeo rohita strain BAU-BD-2019 chromosome 10, IGBB_LRoh.1.0, whole genome shotgun sequence encodes:
- the sec14l7 gene encoding SEC14-like protein 2 yields MRTQCRSVFDVANMSGRVGDLSPKQTDALAQFREKLADVLDQLPNQTDHYLLRWLRARSFNVPKSEAMIRKHVEFRKHMKLDTIVEDWKPPEVIERYVAGGLCGYDREGSPVWYDIIGPLDPKGLLLSASKQDCLRTKVRDAERLRQECEKQSEKLGKYIEAVTIIYDCEGLGMKHLWKPAVEMYGEILTMFEENYPECLKKVLLIKAPKLFPIAYNLIKHFLREETRQKIAVLGSNWKEVLRNYVDADQLPAVYGGSLTDPDGNPLCKTMLRYGGVVPKSYYVRESIKVKYDQCITIGRGSSYQLDYEVLFPNCVLRWQFSSEGSDIGFGLFLKAKGNETKKVEAMQAVLPVERYNSHLVPEDGSYTCEEPGIYVVRFDNTYSLLHSKKVSFIVDVLLPEGQTGKQA; encoded by the exons ATGAGAACTCAGTGCAGGAGTGTGTTTGATGTTGCCAATATGAGCGGACGAGTAGGAGACCTCAGTCCCAAACAAACTGATGCTTTAGCACAG TTTCGGGAGAAATTAGCAGATGTGTTGGATCAACTGCCCAATCAAACTGACCATTACTTGCTCCGATGGCTCAGAG CTAGAAGCTTCAATGTCCCAAAATCTGAGGCAATGATTAGAAAG CATGTGGAGTTTCGCAAGCATATGAAATTAGATACCATCGTTGAAGACTGGAAGCCCCCTGAG GTCATTGAGCGCTATGTGGCAGGGGGATTGTGTGGTTATGATCGCGAAGGAAGTCCTGTCTGGTACGATATCATCGGCCCTCTCGATCCAAAGGGCCTTTTGCTGTCAGCTAGCAAACAAGACTGCCTGAGGACCAAGGTCAGAGACGCTGAACGTCTACGACAAGAGTGTGAGAAGCAGTCTGAAAAG CTTGGCAAATACATTGAAGCAGTCACCATCATTTATGACTGTGAGGGGCTTGGCATGAAACATCTTTGGAAGCCTGCCGTTGAGATGTACGGTGAG ATTCTGACTATGTTTGAAGAGAACTATCCAGAGTGCCTAAAAAAGGTGCTTTTAATCAAAG CTCCTAAACTCTTCCCTATTGCATATAACTTGATCAAACACTTCTTGCGCGAGGAAACAAGACAGAAGATTGCTGTGCTGGGTT CCAACTGGAAAGAGGTGTTGAGGAACTATGTGGATGCAGATCAGTTACCTGCGGTTTATGGGGGATCCTTGACTGATCCTGATGGAAACCCTCTCTGTAAGACCATG TTACGCTATGGTGGCGTAGTGCCGAAGTCGTACTACGTGCGGGAGTCTATCAAAGTGAAGTATGACCAATGCATCACAATTGGCCGTGGGTCCTCATACCAGCTAGATTATGAGGTGCTCTTTCCGAACTGCGTACTACG ATGGCAGTTTTCAAGTGAGGGGTCTGATATTGGTTTTGGACTTTTCCTGAAGGCAAAAGGGAATGAAACAAAGAAAGTGGAAGCCATGCAGGCAGTACTGCCTGTCGAACGTTACAATTCTCACCTAGTTCCAGAAGATGGATCCTACACCTGTGAGGAACCAGGCatct ATGTGGTTCGGTTTGACAACACTTACAGTCTGCTTCATTCAAAGAAGGTCAGCTTCATCGTGGACGTGCTTCTACCTGAAGGACAAACAGGAAAACAGGCATAA